CGGGCAGTTCCGGATAGACCACCACCAGATCGCGCGTCTGGTATCCAAGGGCTTCGCGAAGCTTCTGGAAATAGCGGTCCTGTTCCGACAGAATTTCCTCCATCTCTTCCGCTCCGGGAGAGTTCGCGGAAAGCAGGGCCGCTGTCCGATCCGATGACTGGACAGGCCAGAACTCCAGAGAAACGCCGCATGTTCCAAGAATTTCTTCCATTGTCTCCCGGTCTTTGACCACCGCACCGCTGGAACGTATAAGGAATGCCATATCTCCACCTGTCTGATCCGACCTGAATCTTTTTGGAAAAGGCCGGGTCTCTGCTCTAGAGTGTTTCCGAGTGTGTCTTGAGATAACTTTTGATTCCGTCTTCGCTTGCCTTGATGGCCGATTCTCCCCGATGCCACCCGGCCGGGCACACTTCTCCATGTTCTTCATAAAAATGCAGGGCGTCCACCATCCGGACCGCTTCGTCAATGTTCCGTCCGAGAGGCAGATCATTCACCACCATGTGCCGGACCACCGCCTTGCGGTCGATCAGGAATGTTCCTCTCAAGGCCACCGATTCGTTCAGGAGGACCCCGTAGGATCGGGAAATGGACTTCGTGAGATCGGACACCACCGGAAACCGTACCGGACCAATGCCACCCTCACCTGTCGGGGTCTTTTTCCAG
This genomic interval from Leptospirillum ferriphilum contains the following:
- a CDS encoding peroxiredoxin, with the protein product MVPLIGQLAPDFTASAVMPDNAINEKFSLHEYLAGSTGILFFWPLDFTFVCPTEIIAFDHRLQAFEEKGVKIVGVSVDSAYTHLAWKKTPTGEGGIGPVRFPVVSDLTKSISRSYGVLLNESVALRGTFLIDRKAVVRHMVVNDLPLGRNIDEAVRMVDALHFYEEHGEVCPAGWHRGESAIKASEDGIKSYLKTHSETL